From the genome of bacterium, one region includes:
- a CDS encoding ATP-dependent helicase has translation MNIIEKITNVIPTLNSSQIEAITTTEGPLLIIAGPGTGKTLTIVARTLYILLTNKATPDEILLTTFTEKASFELRDRLNQSAIKIGYKNNLHQLKVGTIHSICNDFIMKFLNHTPLKKGYVVLDELTQMFFIYENFKEVIPEINGKFLGKWQKKWDAIKNIVLYYNKITEEMIEPENLKLSNNDFLKLIAESYHRYKEKLFEKNRIDFSHLQRIFFDLLQNKDLYPKIKQKIKYVMVDEYQDTNFIQERILLTLAHPENNICVVGDEDQSLYRFRGATVRNILEFHKNFKDCKIVKLTINYRSHKEIIDRYNNFINSIDWQGFRFKKQILPNPEERFPDYPAVFSIWSKNKKDEAERIIKLLKFLKENRIIKDWSDVAILLKSIRSEHSGHYIDALRTNSIPVFAPRAKVFFENTEIKLLLACYTIILGFHKNLNDYIHR, from the coding sequence ATGAACATAATTGAAAAAATAACAAATGTAATTCCTACTTTGAATAGTAGTCAGATAGAAGCAATTACAACGACAGAAGGACCTCTTTTAATAATAGCAGGACCTGGTACTGGAAAAACTCTAACCATTGTAGCAAGGACACTTTACATACTACTGACGAACAAGGCAACTCCGGATGAAATCTTGTTAACTACATTTACCGAAAAGGCATCCTTCGAATTAAGGGACAGATTAAATCAATCGGCTATAAAAATTGGCTATAAAAATAACCTTCATCAACTTAAAGTTGGTACAATCCACAGTATTTGCAATGATTTCATAATGAAATTTTTAAATCACACACCTTTAAAAAAAGGATATGTAGTCCTTGATGAACTAACTCAGATGTTTTTCATTTATGAAAACTTCAAAGAGGTAATTCCAGAAATAAATGGGAAATTTTTGGGTAAATGGCAAAAAAAGTGGGATGCGATAAAGAATATTGTTTTGTATTATAACAAAATAACAGAGGAAATGATTGAACCTGAAAATCTGAAACTCTCCAACAATGACTTTCTTAAACTAATTGCAGAATCTTACCATAGGTATAAGGAGAAATTATTTGAAAAAAATAGAATTGATTTTTCTCATCTACAGAGAATTTTCTTTGATTTACTTCAAAATAAAGATTTATATCCTAAGATAAAACAAAAAATTAAATATGTTATGGTTGATGAGTATCAGGATACAAACTTTATACAAGAAAGAATTCTACTTACACTTGCCCATCCTGAAAATAACATATGTGTGGTAGGAGATGAAGACCAATCATTATACAGATTCAGAGGTGCTACAGTAAGGAATATCCTTGAATTCCACAAAAATTTTAAGGATTGTAAAATCGTAAAACTCACTATTAACTACAGGTCGCATAAAGAAATTATAGATAGATATAACAACTTCATAAATTCGATTGATTGGCAGGGATTCAGATTTAAAAAACAAATACTCCCTAATCCTGAAGAAAGGTTCCCTGATTATCCTGCCGTCTTTTCTATATGGAGTAAAAATAAAAAAGACGAAGCAGAGAGGATTATAAAACTTTTAAAGTTCTTAAAAGAAAATAGAATTATTAAGGACTGGTCAGATGTGGCAATCTTACTTAAAAGTATAAGGTCTGAACATAGTGGTCATTATATAGATGCATTGAGGACTAACAGTATTCCCGTTTTTGCTCCCCGTGCAAAAGTTTTCTTTGAAAATACCGAAATAAAACTGTTACTGGCATGTTACACAATAATTCTTGGATTCCACAAAAACCTGAATGACTATATTCACAGAA
- the radC gene encoding DNA repair protein RadC produces MNNIKKHYLGHRKRLKERFNKIGPQSLQEYEIVELLLTYVLPKRDVKPIAKQLLGSFSSIKGIFEASEEELYKIPYIKENFTTLLKLIKEINSIYRKQKALEIPITQTLEEIAFYCIEKFGNGLDEEFHVLYLDSNLKIKIENSFPLKEFYFSGTISKTVVYPRKIIEEGIKQKAYGIIIVHNHPNGILTPSEYDKNLTKILDIATKSVGIVLFDHLIITSSNYLSFKKEKLL; encoded by the coding sequence ATGAACAATATAAAGAAACATTATTTAGGACACAGAAAGAGACTAAAGGAAAGATTTAATAAAATAGGACCTCAATCCCTCCAAGAATATGAAATAGTTGAGTTATTACTTACCTATGTTTTACCTAAAAGAGATGTAAAACCTATTGCCAAACAACTTCTTGGAAGTTTTAGTTCAATCAAAGGTATTTTTGAAGCATCTGAAGAAGAGTTATATAAAATCCCTTACATAAAAGAAAATTTTACTACCTTATTAAAATTAATAAAAGAAATTAACTCAATCTATAGAAAACAAAAAGCACTGGAAATACCAATTACTCAAACATTAGAAGAAATCGCCTTTTATTGTATAGAAAAATTTGGAAATGGATTAGATGAAGAGTTTCATGTTCTTTACCTTGACAGTAATCTGAAAATTAAAATCGAAAACTCTTTTCCCTTAAAGGAATTTTATTTTTCTGGGACCATTAGTAAAACAGTAGTATATCCAAGAAAAATTATAGAAGAAGGGATAAAACAGAAAGCATATGGTATTATAATAGTCCATAACCACCCTAATGGAATACTTACTCCCTCAGAGTACGATAAAAATTTAACTAAAATCCTTGATATTGCAACAAAATCAGTTGGAATAGTTCTTTTTGACCACCTGATAATTACATCTTCAAACTATTTAAGTTTCAAAAAAGAGAAACTATTATGA
- a CDS encoding helix-turn-helix domain-containing protein, with protein MRRTKKEIKKLRIKIIKLREEGKSYEEIRRRTGASPNTISDILQRFTGKYCVNCGETNSNVLHEHHPDKENRPDYTITLCANCHNEIHRSKKAKAPIKHTETNIQKQDNQVFKENKSIPVIPPEVMESVEIKQVQTNPTINLQPMEWEEIKNTFIITGGIVSIIEGLSNNKIKLPERISLLATGIFLFIKGIKDNQP; from the coding sequence ATGAGAAGGACTAAAAAGGAAATCAAAAAATTAAGAATTAAAATAATAAAATTAAGAGAAGAAGGTAAATCTTATGAAGAAATAAGGAGAAGAACTGGGGCAAGTCCTAATACAATTTCAGATATTTTACAAAGATTTACTGGGAAATACTGTGTAAACTGCGGTGAAACAAATTCTAATGTATTACATGAACACCATCCCGATAAAGAAAATAGGCCTGACTATACAATAACTCTCTGTGCAAACTGCCATAATGAAATCCATAGAAGTAAAAAAGCGAAAGCACCTATCAAACACACAGAAACCAATATACAAAAACAGGACAATCAAGTATTCAAAGAGAATAAATCTATACCCGTTATACCACCGGAAGTAATGGAATCCGTAGAAATAAAACAAGTTCAAACCAATCCAACGATTAACCTACAACCAATGGAATGGGAAGAAATCAAAAACACATTTATTATTACAGGAGGAATAGTAAGCATTATAGAAGGACTTTCCAATAATAAAATAAAACTACCGGAAAGAATTTCTCTTTTGGCAACAGGTATATTTCTATTTATAAAAGGGATTAAAGATAATCAACCTTGA